One Nonomuraea angiospora DNA segment encodes these proteins:
- a CDS encoding sugar-binding transcriptional regulator, with protein sequence MVQNPERRRDTTKDHLRLLARVARMYHEQNMRQPEIAATLNISQPRVSRLLKEAVTRGMVRTVVTLPEGVHTELEEELQRRYGLRDAVVVDVEDYQDDVIPSLASAAAAYLGVTFTGGDVIGISSWSETLLATVERLPQKNSQVADRVIQLVGGVGSPEAQVHATRLVARLANLTYARPIFVPLPGVVATTAIRDALLEDPGVKDVQAQWHDLTVVLVGIGSLEPSPLLLSSGNAVSQADQEELRGLGAVGDVCLHFFDATGKPVDSGFDQRVIGIDAPSFRAVERRVGVAGGMRKLSAIKAAIEGGWVNVLITDLTVARLLCS encoded by the coding sequence GTGGTCCAGAACCCGGAACGTAGGCGCGACACGACCAAGGATCACCTGCGCCTCCTGGCCCGGGTGGCACGCATGTACCACGAGCAGAACATGCGCCAGCCCGAGATCGCCGCCACGCTCAACATCTCGCAGCCCCGCGTGTCCCGCCTGCTCAAGGAGGCGGTCACGCGGGGCATGGTCCGCACGGTGGTCACGCTCCCCGAAGGGGTGCACACCGAGCTGGAGGAGGAGCTGCAGCGGCGCTACGGGCTGCGCGACGCCGTGGTCGTGGACGTCGAGGACTACCAGGACGACGTGATCCCGTCGCTGGCCTCGGCGGCCGCGGCCTACCTCGGCGTCACCTTCACCGGCGGCGACGTGATCGGCATCTCGTCCTGGAGCGAGACCCTGCTGGCCACGGTCGAACGCCTGCCGCAGAAGAACTCCCAGGTCGCCGACCGCGTCATCCAGCTCGTCGGCGGGGTCGGCAGCCCCGAGGCGCAGGTGCACGCCACCCGGCTGGTCGCCCGCCTGGCCAACCTCACCTACGCCCGGCCGATCTTCGTGCCCCTGCCCGGCGTGGTCGCGACCACCGCGATCCGCGACGCGCTGCTGGAGGACCCCGGCGTGAAGGACGTGCAGGCGCAGTGGCACGACCTGACCGTCGTGCTGGTCGGCATCGGCAGCCTGGAGCCCTCGCCGCTGCTGCTCAGCAGCGGCAACGCGGTCAGCCAGGCCGACCAGGAGGAGCTGCGCGGGCTCGGCGCCGTCGGCGACGTCTGCCTGCACTTCTTCGACGCCACGGGGAAACCCGTCGACTCGGGCTTCGACCAGCGCGTCATCGGCATCGACGCGCCGTCCTTCCGCGCCGTCGAACGGCGGGTGGGGGTCGCGGGCGGCATGCGCAAGCTCTCCGCGATCAAGGCCGCGATCGAGGGCGGCTGGGTCAACGTCCTCATCACCGACCTGACGGTCGCCCGCCTGCTCTGCTCCTGA
- a CDS encoding outer membrane protein assembly factor BamB family protein, translating into MPRVVRACLLAVLLLSMALVPASAPAGALPRARLVSLWHADVPIPREGYEHALTSRDFLLRTGRGVLAFGTDDGRPRWRYQLTTASATGWDLASGVVLIDYYRPARQASGRHELIALSSTTGRQLWRRQGTSLPPGWRRSSAPRDRSPVFAVGAAGAVKGIATGTGREVWSFRVPAGCDVSGSAARAADVVLFLACGRSPRVLLLDAATGTTLRSIPLPAGTSPDFQVADGVIAFFGDRAMTLFDDRGRAVLHHGECWPRCAVARGPGLVLTTYHSGEDDVLAATSWPDGAPLWQVKPAPEYAKLVEGGIGARAGLGGFPVVDSIEPGTGAATSYSLPLPAEVLASAGQRLYVGSVMHAAGQTARVRVTALRRVPPGTGPSLLAGVNPGRWPDACALLPAGTFSPGQPQTALYGYTLPRPVSCSYTEPGAGSFSLRVIWIADDEDEAADMVQALADVYAYRSAGIGDQAVVDGSPPSRIYFRAGPVVAAVTSSDLPIRRRLTALAGSIADRLRDAGPGVRAPATLPVAPSRRLVLSRLPGTKVTVAQDLTAPPVVTAYVLDGHPYVREKGTFTRLGTKVHALSPSGAWGARTTENHPSRGRDPVTILDTAKRSVHRIPTVEAPMGVASPVWSPDGRRLLLTATDADTITGFVIIDLATMRPRFVRVTEGDRYSGAFRWGADARTVALQSGPKTEYEDAAEGADNDLDVTFFNLDGTVNRRLGNVGKLIDGQNWVSPSGLVFATHCPGRTSQTCLWRTANGARTARIPVEPDSLVSWYGEKRLLVWHALTSEEQALAVTDFFGRPLTHLARAYGHDGLTLAAGAA; encoded by the coding sequence GTGCCGCGGGTGGTGAGGGCATGCCTCCTGGCCGTCCTCCTCCTGAGCATGGCCCTGGTGCCGGCGAGCGCGCCGGCCGGCGCCCTGCCGAGAGCGCGGCTCGTCTCCCTCTGGCACGCCGACGTGCCCATCCCGCGCGAGGGTTACGAGCACGCGCTGACCTCCCGCGACTTCCTCCTGCGCACCGGGCGGGGCGTGCTGGCGTTCGGGACGGACGACGGGCGCCCGAGGTGGAGGTACCAGCTCACCACCGCGTCCGCCACGGGCTGGGACCTCGCCTCCGGCGTCGTCCTGATCGACTACTACCGGCCGGCCAGGCAGGCGAGCGGCAGGCATGAGCTGATCGCACTGTCGAGCACCACCGGCAGGCAGCTCTGGCGCAGGCAGGGGACGTCCCTCCCGCCAGGCTGGAGGAGATCGTCGGCTCCCCGGGACCGCTCGCCGGTGTTCGCCGTCGGGGCGGCCGGCGCGGTCAAGGGGATCGCGACCGGGACGGGCCGCGAGGTGTGGAGTTTCCGCGTGCCCGCCGGGTGCGACGTCTCCGGCTCGGCGGCCCGCGCCGCCGACGTGGTGCTGTTCCTCGCCTGCGGCCGGTCACCGCGCGTGCTCCTGCTGGACGCCGCCACCGGTACGACGCTCCGCTCGATCCCGCTCCCCGCGGGAACCTCCCCGGACTTCCAGGTGGCCGACGGCGTGATCGCGTTCTTCGGGGACCGCGCGATGACGCTGTTCGACGACCGCGGACGGGCCGTCCTCCACCACGGGGAATGCTGGCCGCGCTGCGCCGTGGCGCGGGGGCCCGGCCTCGTGCTGACGACCTATCACAGCGGCGAGGACGACGTCCTGGCGGCGACGTCCTGGCCGGACGGCGCGCCCCTGTGGCAGGTGAAGCCGGCGCCGGAGTACGCGAAGCTGGTCGAGGGCGGCATCGGAGCCCGGGCCGGGCTCGGCGGGTTCCCGGTCGTCGATTCGATCGAGCCAGGGACCGGGGCGGCGACCTCGTACAGCCTGCCCCTCCCGGCCGAGGTGCTGGCGTCGGCCGGTCAGCGGCTCTACGTCGGGAGCGTCATGCACGCGGCGGGGCAGACCGCCCGCGTGCGCGTCACGGCCCTGCGGCGCGTCCCGCCGGGCACAGGCCCCTCGCTGCTCGCGGGCGTGAACCCGGGCCGCTGGCCGGACGCCTGCGCGCTACTGCCAGCCGGGACGTTCTCACCCGGTCAGCCTCAGACCGCCCTGTACGGATACACGCTGCCCAGGCCCGTCTCCTGTAGCTACACAGAGCCGGGCGCCGGCTCCTTCAGCCTCCGCGTGATCTGGATCGCCGACGATGAGGACGAGGCCGCGGATATGGTCCAGGCCCTGGCAGACGTGTACGCCTACCGGTCCGCCGGGATCGGGGACCAGGCCGTGGTGGACGGCTCTCCGCCGAGCAGGATCTACTTCCGGGCCGGCCCGGTGGTGGCGGCCGTGACGTCGAGCGACCTTCCCATCCGGCGCCGGTTGACGGCGCTCGCCGGATCGATCGCCGACCGGTTACGCGACGCGGGCCCCGGCGTCCGGGCACCGGCCACGCTTCCCGTCGCGCCTTCGCGGCGGCTCGTCCTGTCCCGCCTGCCCGGGACGAAGGTGACGGTGGCCCAGGACCTCACGGCCCCGCCCGTGGTCACCGCGTACGTGCTGGACGGGCACCCGTACGTCCGCGAGAAGGGAACCTTCACCCGGCTGGGCACGAAGGTGCACGCGCTCTCGCCGAGCGGCGCCTGGGGAGCCCGGACGACGGAGAACCACCCCTCGCGCGGCCGGGACCCGGTGACGATCCTGGACACCGCGAAGCGGTCGGTCCACCGGATCCCGACCGTCGAGGCTCCCATGGGTGTGGCCTCGCCCGTCTGGTCACCGGACGGGCGGCGGCTGCTGCTGACCGCCACCGACGCGGACACGATCACCGGGTTCGTGATCATCGACCTGGCCACGATGCGTCCCCGGTTCGTCCGCGTCACCGAGGGTGACCGTTACTCGGGCGCGTTCCGTTGGGGAGCTGACGCCAGGACCGTCGCCCTGCAGTCCGGACCCAAGACCGAGTACGAGGACGCGGCCGAGGGCGCGGACAACGATTTGGACGTCACGTTCTTCAACCTCGACGGCACCGTGAACCGTCGCCTCGGGAACGTCGGGAAGCTGATCGACGGACAGAACTGGGTGTCGCCCTCCGGCCTGGTCTTCGCCACCCACTGCCCTGGACGCACGAGCCAGACCTGCCTGTGGCGGACCGCGAACGGCGCCAGGACCGCCCGGATCCCCGTCGAGCCGGATTCTCTCGTCTCCTGGTACGGCGAGAAGCGGCTCCTCGTCTGGCACGCTCTCACCTCCGAGGAACAGGCCCTCGCGGTCACCGACTTCTTCGGCCGGCCCCTCACCCACCTCGCCAGGGCCTACGGGCACGACGGGCTGACGCTCGCCGCCGGGGCGGCGTAG
- a CDS encoding sugar ABC transporter ATP-binding protein, which yields MLRAGEVTKVYGGTHALKGVDFDVAPRRVTALFGENGAGKSTLMKILAGIERPTTGHVELDGRPVRLHSSRDAADQGISIIHQELSLCPNLSIQDNLFLAREVRTAYGSIDRRAQREATAAVLRRLEEDVDPDRLVGDLRLGQQQLVEIARALLQRARVLIMDEPTSALTAPEVEVLFRVIRELTAAGVAVVYISHHLDEALEIADDVVVLRDGRLVATARADEVDIRWIVEQMVGRDQDTLFPSREPVLGEEALAVRRLTVADPGVPDRLAVNGLSLSVRAGEIVGIYGLMGSGRTELLETLAGRLRPSSGEILLEGTPLHEAGIRDRIERGVVLVPEDRQRDGLVQTMSVGQNLSLAALGTFVRGLFVSQERERAAVTRTIADVTVKTSGAQAAIGSLSGGNQQKVIIGKALLTGPRVLLLDEPSRGVDVGAKADIFELMAAQARRGLAVLFTTSDAEEALHIPDRLLVLARGALVGEFRRGELTREELMRVSDGGTQDGSS from the coding sequence GTGCTGCGGGCCGGCGAGGTCACCAAGGTGTACGGCGGCACGCACGCGCTCAAAGGCGTCGACTTCGACGTGGCGCCCCGCCGGGTGACCGCGCTGTTCGGCGAGAACGGCGCCGGCAAGTCGACCCTGATGAAGATCCTGGCCGGGATCGAGCGGCCCACCACCGGCCACGTCGAGCTGGACGGGCGGCCCGTGCGGCTGCACTCCTCGCGCGACGCCGCCGACCAGGGCATCTCCATCATCCACCAGGAGCTCAGCCTCTGCCCCAACCTCAGCATCCAGGACAACCTGTTCCTGGCCCGCGAGGTCCGCACCGCGTACGGCTCCATCGACCGCAGGGCGCAGCGCGAGGCCACGGCCGCGGTCCTGCGCCGGCTGGAGGAGGACGTCGACCCGGACCGGCTCGTCGGCGACCTGCGGCTCGGCCAGCAGCAGCTCGTGGAGATCGCCCGCGCGCTGCTGCAGCGGGCCCGCGTCCTCATCATGGACGAGCCGACCTCGGCCCTGACCGCGCCCGAGGTCGAGGTGCTCTTCCGGGTGATCAGGGAGCTGACCGCCGCGGGCGTCGCCGTCGTCTACATCTCCCACCATCTGGACGAGGCGCTGGAGATCGCCGACGACGTCGTGGTGCTGCGCGACGGGCGGCTGGTCGCCACGGCCCGGGCCGACGAGGTCGACATCCGCTGGATCGTCGAGCAGATGGTCGGCCGCGACCAGGACACGCTGTTCCCCAGCCGGGAGCCGGTGCTCGGCGAGGAGGCGCTGGCCGTCCGCCGGCTCACCGTGGCCGACCCGGGCGTACCCGACCGGCTGGCCGTGAACGGCCTGTCGCTCAGCGTGCGCGCGGGCGAGATCGTCGGCATCTACGGGCTGATGGGCTCAGGCCGCACCGAGCTGCTGGAGACGCTGGCGGGCCGCCTGCGGCCGTCCTCCGGCGAGATCCTGCTGGAAGGCACGCCCCTGCACGAGGCCGGGATCCGCGACCGCATCGAGCGGGGCGTGGTGCTGGTGCCCGAGGACCGCCAGCGCGACGGGCTCGTCCAGACCATGTCGGTCGGGCAGAACCTGTCCCTGGCGGCGCTCGGCACGTTCGTCCGCGGCCTGTTCGTCTCCCAGGAGCGCGAGCGCGCCGCCGTCACCCGCACCATCGCCGACGTCACCGTCAAGACCAGCGGCGCCCAGGCGGCCATCGGGTCGCTGAGCGGCGGCAACCAGCAGAAAGTGATCATCGGCAAGGCGCTGCTGACCGGGCCGCGCGTCCTGCTGCTGGACGAGCCGTCCCGCGGCGTGGACGTGGGCGCCAAGGCCGACATCTTCGAGCTGATGGCGGCCCAGGCCAGGAGGGGCCTGGCCGTGCTGTTCACCACATCCGACGCCGAAGAGGCCCTGCACATCCCCGACCGGCTGCTCGTGCTCGCCCGCGGCGCCCTCGTCGGCGAGTTTCGGCGCGGCGAGCTGACCCGGGAGGAACTCATGCGCGTGTCCGACGGCGGAACTCAGGACGGTTCGTCATGA
- the trpB gene encoding tryptophan synthase subunit beta, whose protein sequence is MATGVLATRPGVMEDPGERGRFGEYGGLYVPESLVAACREVEAAFREARTDPAFRESLAESLALHVGRPTPLTPARRLSAELGVTLLLKREDLAHTGSHKINNVLGQALLALRMGRTRLIAETGAGQHGVAVATAAALLGLPATVFMGERDVERQGLNVFRMRMLGTEVVPVGTGSRTLKDATSEAMRHWVADTEEAYYCVGSVIGPNPYPWMVREFQRVIGDEAREQCAGALPAAVPDYVVACVGGGSNAAGTFAGFVGTSARLIGVEAEGGAGAARGSLGVLHGFRSLFLQDDHGQITEAHSIAAGLDYPGVGPEHAHLRDLGRARYVTVSDEEVVDAAVRLARAEGIVPALESAHAVAWVIRAARTGELPPGATVLLTLSGRGDKDISTLKELV, encoded by the coding sequence ATGGCGACAGGAGTCCTGGCGACGCGGCCAGGTGTGATGGAGGACCCCGGGGAGCGGGGCAGGTTCGGGGAGTACGGCGGGCTCTACGTGCCGGAGTCGCTGGTCGCGGCGTGCCGGGAGGTGGAGGCGGCCTTCCGGGAGGCCCGGACCGACCCGGCCTTCCGCGAGAGCCTGGCGGAGTCGCTGGCCCTGCACGTGGGGCGGCCCACGCCGCTGACCCCGGCGCGGCGGCTGTCGGCGGAGCTGGGCGTGACCCTGCTGCTCAAGCGGGAGGATCTCGCCCACACCGGCTCCCACAAGATCAATAACGTGCTGGGCCAGGCCCTGCTCGCGCTCCGGATGGGCCGCACCCGGCTGATCGCCGAGACCGGCGCGGGGCAGCACGGCGTGGCCGTCGCGACCGCCGCCGCGCTGCTGGGGCTGCCGGCGACCGTGTTCATGGGGGAACGGGACGTCGAGCGGCAGGGGCTGAACGTGTTCCGGATGCGCATGCTGGGCACCGAGGTCGTGCCGGTCGGCACCGGCAGCCGTACCCTCAAGGACGCCACCAGCGAGGCGATGCGCCACTGGGTGGCGGACACCGAGGAGGCGTACTACTGCGTCGGCTCGGTCATCGGGCCCAACCCGTACCCGTGGATGGTGCGCGAGTTCCAGCGGGTCATCGGCGACGAGGCGCGCGAGCAGTGCGCCGGGGCGCTCCCGGCCGCCGTGCCCGACTACGTCGTGGCCTGCGTGGGAGGCGGCTCCAACGCGGCGGGCACGTTCGCCGGGTTCGTCGGCACCTCCGCCCGGCTCATCGGGGTGGAGGCGGAGGGCGGCGCCGGGGCGGCCAGGGGCAGCCTCGGCGTGCTGCACGGCTTCCGCTCGCTGTTCCTCCAGGACGACCACGGGCAGATCACCGAGGCGCACTCCATCGCCGCCGGCCTGGACTACCCGGGGGTCGGGCCGGAGCACGCCCACCTGCGTGACCTCGGCCGGGCGCGTTATGTCACGGTCTCCGACGAGGAGGTGGTGGACGCGGCGGTGCGGCTGGCCCGCGCCGAGGGCATCGTGCCCGCGCTGGAGTCGGCGCACGCGGTCGCGTGGGTGATCCGCGCGGCGCGTACGGGCGAGCTGCCGCCCGGTGCGACGGTCCTGCTCACCCTGTCCGGCAGGGGCGACAAGGACATCTCCACCCTGAAGGAGCTGGTATGA
- a CDS encoding D-ribose ABC transporter substrate-binding protein — translation MPPTRIVTLALSVLLGCTMLAACGSGGGDQPASTAKAGGSSSAGGLIAIITPSHDNPFFKAEAEAAKAQAEKLGYQTSVASHDDDPNKQSELIDAAISRQAKAIILDNAGADASIGPVRKAAQGGIPVFLIDREINATGVAKAQIVSNNSQGAQLVAQSFVEAMKSKGNYVELVGKESDTNASVRSKGFADVIFQYPDLKPVAKESANWDQQEAFTKMETIIQKSRDIQGVIAGNDTMALGAVAALKAAGLLKKVVVVGFDGSPDAIAAIKAGEMHATALQPAALGATSAVDQADQFIKTGKTGKDEKQSIDCELVTADNADEFGVFARK, via the coding sequence ATGCCCCCCACCCGCATCGTCACTTTGGCACTGTCCGTCCTGCTCGGCTGCACCATGCTGGCCGCCTGCGGCAGCGGCGGCGGCGACCAGCCCGCGAGCACCGCCAAGGCGGGCGGCAGCAGCAGCGCCGGCGGCCTGATCGCGATCATCACCCCGTCGCACGACAACCCGTTCTTCAAGGCCGAGGCCGAGGCGGCCAAGGCGCAGGCCGAGAAGCTCGGCTACCAGACCTCCGTGGCCTCCCACGACGACGACCCCAACAAGCAGAGCGAGCTGATCGACGCCGCCATCTCCCGCCAGGCCAAGGCGATCATCCTGGACAACGCGGGCGCCGACGCCTCCATCGGGCCGGTCCGCAAGGCCGCGCAGGGCGGCATCCCGGTCTTCCTGATCGACCGGGAGATCAACGCCACCGGCGTCGCCAAGGCCCAGATCGTCTCCAACAACTCCCAGGGCGCCCAGCTGGTCGCGCAGTCGTTCGTGGAGGCCATGAAGAGCAAGGGCAACTACGTCGAGCTGGTCGGCAAGGAGTCCGACACCAACGCCAGCGTCCGCTCCAAGGGCTTCGCCGACGTGATCTTTCAGTACCCGGACCTGAAGCCGGTGGCCAAGGAGAGCGCCAACTGGGACCAGCAGGAGGCGTTCACCAAGATGGAGACCATCATCCAGAAGAGCCGCGACATCCAGGGCGTCATCGCCGGCAACGACACCATGGCCCTGGGCGCGGTCGCGGCGCTGAAGGCCGCGGGACTGCTGAAGAAGGTCGTGGTCGTCGGCTTCGACGGCAGCCCCGACGCCATCGCCGCCATCAAGGCGGGCGAGATGCACGCCACCGCGCTGCAACCCGCCGCGCTCGGCGCCACCAGCGCCGTGGACCAGGCCGACCAGTTCATCAAGACCGGCAAGACGGGCAAGGACGAGAAGCAGTCCATCGACTGCGAGCTCGTCACGGCCGACAACGCCGACGAGTTCGGGGTGTTCGCCAGGAAGTGA
- a CDS encoding ABC transporter permease — protein MTATATTAAPERAATRARRLSLLNVAFELRAFIALAVLIVIFGLLSDSFLTVPNLITMTKHVAINGVIALGMLLVILKGGIDLSVGSIVGLSGVVAGELLQGLHVGGVIAYPPVWVVIVLCVAVGMAVGLINGILVTRFNVAPFIATLGMLYVARGAAMLISNGATYPNLGGNPALGNTGFELLGSGRPLGLPTSIWIMILLAVAAVLLLAKSPFGRWLYATGGNERAADLSGVPIRRVKTIVYVISGACAAVAGLIIASELTSAAPQAGETYELNAIAAVVIGGAALSGGRGTVRGTLVGAFVIGFLADGLVILGVSTFWQILIKGAVIILAVMLDQGQQRFKRRGAAAAAVAASKKHD, from the coding sequence ATGACGGCGACGGCGACCACCGCGGCCCCGGAGCGGGCCGCCACCCGCGCCCGCCGCCTCTCGCTGCTGAACGTGGCCTTCGAGCTGCGCGCCTTCATCGCGCTCGCCGTGCTCATCGTCATCTTCGGCCTGCTGTCGGACTCCTTCCTCACCGTCCCCAACCTGATCACGATGACCAAGCACGTCGCCATCAACGGCGTGATCGCGCTCGGCATGCTGCTGGTCATCCTCAAGGGCGGCATCGACCTGTCCGTCGGCTCCATCGTGGGCCTGTCCGGGGTGGTCGCCGGCGAGCTCCTGCAAGGGCTGCACGTCGGCGGCGTGATCGCCTACCCGCCGGTGTGGGTGGTGATCGTGCTGTGCGTCGCGGTCGGCATGGCCGTCGGCCTGATCAACGGGATCCTCGTCACCCGCTTCAACGTGGCGCCGTTCATCGCCACGCTCGGCATGCTGTACGTGGCCCGCGGCGCGGCGATGCTCATCTCCAACGGCGCCACCTACCCCAACCTGGGCGGCAACCCGGCGCTCGGCAACACCGGCTTCGAGCTGCTCGGCAGCGGGCGCCCGCTCGGCCTGCCCACCTCCATCTGGATCATGATCCTGCTGGCCGTGGCGGCCGTGCTGCTGCTGGCCAAGTCCCCGTTCGGCCGCTGGCTGTACGCCACCGGCGGCAACGAGCGGGCCGCGGACCTGTCCGGCGTGCCGATCCGGCGGGTCAAGACGATCGTGTACGTGATCTCCGGGGCCTGCGCGGCGGTCGCCGGGCTCATCATCGCCTCGGAGCTCACCTCGGCCGCGCCGCAGGCCGGGGAGACGTACGAGCTCAATGCCATCGCGGCGGTGGTCATCGGGGGCGCCGCGCTCAGCGGCGGCCGGGGAACCGTGCGCGGCACCCTGGTCGGCGCGTTCGTCATCGGCTTCCTCGCCGACGGCCTGGTGATCCTGGGCGTGTCGACGTTCTGGCAGATCCTCATCAAGGGCGCGGTCATCATCCTCGCCGTGATGCTCGACCAGGGCCAGCAGCGATTCAAGCGACGGGGAGCCGCCGCGGCGGCGGTCGCCGCGAGCAAGAAGCACGACTGA
- a CDS encoding DoxX family protein, whose protein sequence is MTTAYVVTALVTIAANTFSGLAAMTRLEPIMRTLGPALKTAGVPESWLVFPIGALKVAGALGLALGLLGVPLVGTAAAAGLILYFVCALYTHLRVSDFSPTFFLAIGFLGLAVATLALDLVR, encoded by the coding sequence TTGACCACCGCCTATGTCGTCACCGCCCTCGTGACCATCGCCGCCAACACGTTCTCGGGCCTCGCCGCCATGACCCGGCTCGAACCGATCATGCGGACGCTCGGTCCCGCGCTGAAGACGGCGGGAGTGCCCGAGTCGTGGCTGGTCTTCCCGATCGGCGCGCTCAAGGTCGCGGGCGCGCTCGGGCTGGCGCTCGGGCTCCTCGGCGTCCCCCTGGTCGGCACGGCCGCCGCGGCCGGGCTCATCCTCTACTTCGTCTGCGCCCTCTACACCCACCTGCGCGTCAGCGACTTCTCGCCGACGTTCTTCCTGGCGATCGGGTTTCTCGGGCTGGCGGTGGCCACGCTGGCCCTGGACCTCGTGAGGTGA
- a CDS encoding outer membrane protein assembly factor BamB family protein produces the protein MIRRRRIRESWVWHALLCLAFLAILAPPAPRFPVERPGPAIPAGTRSLLWQAHFRGDWPGALFLDDVLVLTHGERVEGRNAVTGQILWSFSASDIGVHLPPDESLEATGDYVVAVAQRDDEDSEVVSPGAGLLAFNGRTGTVLWNLTSGFYGSEMPDPYFTYLGSGGERVLIEIPSAGVVRALDAVDGQPRWESTISPGCHVESGNADESVAAYLMNCAGHFRLRVLGVSTGRFLWEREVFPSGTPVIGISGRAIGVESDNAFTVYDTDGRRLYEHTAGETCVCLWAATAEGLVVVRQDDVSKSMVADAVDRRSRRVTPIRGEAGEFETVEAVDGRIYGRRRLGATLQGSAIVTVDPATAKQTPVVTFPIYEDVIGISRYALLLAPDSNEDTKSLLAYRTVAPPMTDPGRTARGGVETRAWPDTCSLIPPSALAAEFPKARYRPLPLPGPPGLGLSTPIGCDLVPGDAKHPVLTISVLWVGATAGEAETILQTIAAEWDEKDPSRISSPEPWMRLYVSTYMTDETVVRVGGALVRMDGAGNRDVAVRLARALAGSLRAAA, from the coding sequence GTGATCAGGCGACGGCGGATTCGCGAGTCGTGGGTGTGGCATGCCCTGCTGTGCCTGGCCTTCCTCGCGATTCTCGCCCCGCCGGCCCCGCGTTTTCCCGTGGAGCGGCCGGGACCGGCCATTCCCGCCGGGACTCGTTCCCTGTTATGGCAGGCCCATTTCCGAGGTGACTGGCCCGGTGCGCTCTTCCTGGACGACGTCCTGGTCCTGACGCACGGCGAGCGGGTCGAAGGCAGGAACGCCGTGACAGGTCAGATCCTGTGGTCCTTCAGCGCGTCGGACATCGGCGTCCATCTGCCGCCGGATGAATCGCTGGAGGCCACGGGTGACTACGTCGTCGCGGTGGCCCAGCGCGACGACGAGGACAGCGAGGTGGTCTCCCCGGGCGCCGGCCTGCTCGCCTTCAACGGGCGCACTGGGACGGTCCTCTGGAACCTCACGTCGGGGTTCTACGGCTCCGAGATGCCCGATCCCTACTTCACCTACCTCGGCTCGGGCGGGGAACGCGTACTGATCGAGATCCCTTCCGCCGGCGTGGTGCGGGCTCTGGACGCCGTGGACGGGCAGCCGCGGTGGGAGTCCACCATCTCCCCCGGATGCCACGTCGAGTCGGGAAACGCGGACGAGTCGGTGGCCGCGTACTTGATGAACTGCGCCGGACATTTCCGACTGCGCGTGCTGGGGGTCTCCACCGGGCGTTTCCTCTGGGAACGGGAGGTCTTCCCGTCGGGGACTCCCGTGATCGGGATCAGCGGCCGGGCGATCGGTGTGGAGAGCGACAACGCCTTCACCGTCTACGACACCGACGGACGGCGGCTCTACGAGCACACGGCGGGCGAGACGTGCGTGTGCTTGTGGGCCGCCACGGCCGAGGGCCTGGTGGTCGTACGGCAGGACGACGTCAGCAAGTCCATGGTGGCGGACGCGGTGGACCGGCGATCGCGCCGCGTCACGCCCATCCGCGGCGAGGCGGGAGAGTTCGAGACGGTCGAGGCGGTGGACGGGAGGATCTACGGGAGGAGGCGGCTCGGCGCCACGCTCCAAGGCTCCGCCATCGTGACAGTGGATCCGGCGACGGCGAAGCAGACGCCTGTCGTCACGTTCCCGATCTACGAGGACGTGATCGGCATCAGCCGGTACGCGTTGCTCCTCGCCCCCGACTCGAACGAGGACACGAAGTCACTGCTGGCGTACAGAACGGTCGCACCGCCGATGACCGACCCTGGCCGCACGGCTAGAGGTGGCGTCGAGACCCGGGCCTGGCCGGACACGTGCTCCCTCATCCCGCCCTCGGCACTGGCGGCCGAGTTTCCGAAGGCCCGCTACCGGCCACTCCCACTGCCGGGCCCGCCCGGACTCGGCCTGAGCACCCCCATCGGCTGCGACCTGGTCCCCGGTGACGCGAAGCACCCCGTGCTCACGATCAGCGTCCTGTGGGTGGGCGCGACGGCGGGCGAGGCGGAGACGATACTGCAAACCATCGCCGCCGAGTGGGATGAGAAGGACCCCAGCCGGATCTCCAGCCCCGAGCCCTGGATGCGCTTGTACGTCAGCACGTACATGACCGATGAAACGGTCGTACGGGTGGGCGGCGCGCTGGTCCGCATGGACGGCGCGGGGAACCGTGACGTCGCGGTGCGGCTCGCCCGCGCGCTGGCCGGCAGCCTCCGGGCGGCGGCATGA